Below is a window of Haloterrigena alkaliphila DNA.
GAAACCGTAGCCGCCTGTGTCGTTGAAGAAATCAACGTTTCCTTTCGCCATTGCAACCGGAGAGAGCGCTGCGACACGTATAATGGTTGTGTTCTTCGTATCCGTCGACTGCCGAACGCTCGTTCGGCCGATATCCGGGTGTACGCCGCGGTTGACAGCCGGATACCGAGTTCACTGCTACGGCTGCTGTCGAACGAACGCAGTCGCGAGGGCTGCTCGAGCTCGCTCCGGATCGGGCCCGCGATACTCGCCCGAGTGGGGAGGAAGTAGACCGGACGGTCCCCTCGAGTCGCGGGTTCGAACCCGAGTCGCGGATTCGGGACACCGGGCGAACCCCGCGTCTCGAGGCAGTCTCGAATCGTTTAGGTGGCTTCGATGGATACGCGACGTGCATGAGTCGATCGCAGACCCAGCCGTCGGCCGCGCCCACGATCGCGCAGGTGGCCCTGATCGGGCTGTTCGTGACGGCGCTGGTGACGGCGCAGTTGACGGCATCGAAGGTGCTCGCGTTCTCCCTGCCGGTCTCGCTCCCGATCACCGGCGCGGAGCTGGCGCTGCCCGGTGCGGCGCTGGCCTACGCGCTGACGTTCCTGGCGAGCGATTGTTACGCGGAGCTGTACGGCCGACGGGCGACGCAGGTGGTCGTCAACGTCGGCTTCGCGATGAACGTCGTCGTGCTCGCGCTCGTCTGGTCGACGATCGCGGCGCCCGCGGCGGATCCCGGCGCCGCCGACCAGTTCGCGACCGTACTCGGCGCCTCGACGAACATCGTCCTCGGGAGTTTGCTCGCGTACGTGGTCAGCCAGAACTGGGACGTGGCCGTCTTCCACCGGATCCGCGCGTACACCGGGCGGGAGAAGCTCTGGCTGCGAAACATCGCCTCGACGGCCAGCAGTCAGGCCATCGACACCGTCCTCTTCGTGGGGGTCGCCTTCTCGCTGGCCCCGTCGCTGATCGGCGTGGGTCCGGTCCTCCCGGCCGGCGACCTCCTCGCGCTGATGCTCGGGCAGTACCTGCTGAAACTCCTCATCGCGGTCCTCGATACGCCGGTCGTCTACGCCATCGTCTCGCTCGTCCGCTCTCGCGAACCGACGGCCGACGACGACACCGCTGCGGTCTGAAACTGCGTTCGCCGACGCCGCCGCGGTTCTCCTCGAGCGCCGGACGCGCCGAACGGGAGCGTTTAGTGGGCCGCTCGTCAGTGTCAGGTATGGACGAACGCGTCCGCGAACACGCCGAGGTACTGGTCGACTGGAGTGCGCGCGTCGAGGAGGGCGATAACGTCGTCCTCTCCGTGGGGCCCGACGCGCACGAACTCGCCGTCGCGGTCGCCGAGGCGCTCGGTGAGCGGGGTGCGAACCTGCTGGCGACCTACGGTTCGGG
It encodes the following:
- a CDS encoding queuosine precursor transporter; the protein is MSRSQTQPSAAPTIAQVALIGLFVTALVTAQLTASKVLAFSLPVSLPITGAELALPGAALAYALTFLASDCYAELYGRRATQVVVNVGFAMNVVVLALVWSTIAAPAADPGAADQFATVLGASTNIVLGSLLAYVVSQNWDVAVFHRIRAYTGREKLWLRNIASTASSQAIDTVLFVGVAFSLAPSLIGVGPVLPAGDLLALMLGQYLLKLLIAVLDTPVVYAIVSLVRSREPTADDDTAAV